In a genomic window of Sus scrofa isolate TJ Tabasco breed Duroc chromosome 4, Sscrofa11.1, whole genome shotgun sequence:
- the TMEM79 gene encoding transmembrane protein 79: MTEPEAMALLEVKGPAALEKSPPQALVPNGEKTEGEGGAESPRAESSRVGSSAGSPTAGQGTEDGLDSTVSEAATLPWGAGPQPSAPFPDPPGWRDIEPEPLESEPATKLEELPEDDACLLPEKAARAFVPIDLQCIERRPQEDLAVRCEASEGERRRTFLPTRAAPAEPPERKWAEAVVRPPGRSCGGCEGCGGHEGLRAVASVGAAFILFPCLLYGAYAFLPFDAPRLPTMSSRLVYTLRCGVFATFPIVLGILVYGLSLLCFSALRPFGEPRREVEIHRRYVAQSVQLFILYFFNLAVLSTYLPQDTLKLLPLLTGLFAISRLIYWLTFAVGRSFRGFGFGLTFLPLLSMLVWNFYYMFVVEPERMFTVSESRLDYPDHARSALDHRPRLWG, encoded by the exons ATGACGGAACCCGAGGCCATGGCCCTGCTGGAGGTGAAGGGGCCTGCAGCCCTGGAGAAAAGCCCACCCCAGGCCTTGGTCCCCAATGGCGAGAAGACAGAGGGGGAGGGTGGAGCTGAGTCTCCCAGAGCCGAGTCCTCCAGAGTGGGGTCTTCAGCTGGGTCTCCCACAGCCGGACAGGGGACTGAGGATGGGCTAGATAGCACAGTAAGTGAGGCTGCCACCTTGCCCTGGGGGGCTGGCCCCCAGCCCAGTGCCCCGTTCCCAGATCCCCCAGGCTGGAGAGACATTGAGCCTGAGCCCCTCGAGTCAGAGCCAGCCACCAAGCTGGAGGAGTTGCCCGAAGATGACGCTTGCCTGCTGCCTGAGAAGGCGGCCCGAGCCTTCGTGCCCATCGACTTGCAGTGCATTGAGCGGCGGCCACAGGAGGACCTTGCTGTGCGCTGTGAGGCGAGCGAGGGCGAACGCCGCCGGACCTTCCTGCCCACCCGGGCCGCCCCCGCTGAGCCCCCTGAGCGCAAGTGGGCTGAGGCAGTGGTGAGGCCGCCTGGCCGCTCCTGTGGGGGCTGCGAGGGCTGCGGAGGCCATGAGGGGCTCAGGGCTGTGGCCTCCGTAGGAGCTGCTTTCATCCTCTTCCCCTGCCTGCTCTACGGGGCGTATGCCTTCCTGCCCTTCGACGCCCCGCGCCTGCCGACCATGAGTTCCCGCCTCGTCTACACGCTGCGCTGCGGGGTCTTTGCCACCTTCCCCATTGTTCTGG GGATCCTGGTGTACGGGCTGAGCCTGTTGTGCTTTTCTGCCCTGCGGCCCTTTGGGGAGCCACGGCGGGAGGTGGAGATCCACCGGCGATATGTGGCCCAGTCGGTCCAGCTCTTCATCCTTTACTTCTTCAACCTGGCGGTGCTTTCCACCTACCTGCCCCAGGACACCCTCAAACTGCTCCCTCTGCTCACTGGTCTCTTTGCCATCTCCCG GCTGATATACTGGCTGACCTTTGCTGTGGGCCGCTCCTTCCGAGGCTTTGGCTTCGGCCTGACCTTCCTACCCCTGCTGTCCATGCTGGTGTGGAACTTCTACTACATGTTCGTGGTGGAGCCAGAACGCATGTTCACTGTCTCTGAGAGCCGCCTGGACTACCCCGACCACGCCCGCTCAGCCTTGGATCACAGGCCCCGCCTCTGGGGCTGA